A DNA window from Bacteroides cellulosilyticus contains the following coding sequences:
- a CDS encoding ATP-binding protein codes for MRFYNREEEIRLIRRTEEKSLSSACFTVIMGRRRVGKTTLLRKALEGKRYIYLFVSRTNEALLCDTFKKEITNKLSVPIYGTPTRFIELFELLMQHAAREHFTLVIDEFQDFERVNPSIFSDIQNLWDKYSPQAKINFIVCGSIYSLMKHIFEDRKEPLFGRLTSKFILKPFKTSVLIEIMQEYNPAFTPEDLLCLYTLTGGVAKYVSLLIDAGAFTKDSMIDFVTQSDSPLLTEGKDMLIQEFGRDYSTYFSILQLVASGCTRQSEIDSIIGKNSGPYLKNLSEDYSLIQRQLPLLAKPGTRNLRWFMSDNFLNFWFRFIYPHQSAIELEKYGQLNEYIKSHYVQYSGWMLEKYFRERVAETMNVTQVGNYWDTKGENEIDLIALNDFEKRGVVAEVKRNPNKISYTLLAEKVARLPKEFTKYNLSQKGFSLEDMTK; via the coding sequence ATGAGATTCTACAATCGAGAAGAAGAGATAAGATTAATCCGGCGGACAGAAGAAAAGTCGCTTTCATCTGCCTGCTTTACAGTCATTATGGGCCGTCGACGTGTAGGAAAGACCACCTTGTTGCGTAAAGCTCTTGAAGGGAAACGGTACATTTATTTGTTTGTCTCGCGCACCAATGAAGCTTTGCTATGTGATACCTTTAAAAAAGAAATAACGAATAAATTGTCAGTTCCTATTTATGGCACTCCAACCCGTTTTATTGAACTGTTCGAATTGCTGATGCAACATGCTGCCAGAGAACACTTCACTCTTGTCATTGATGAGTTTCAAGATTTCGAGCGTGTCAATCCATCCATTTTCAGCGATATACAAAACCTTTGGGACAAATATTCCCCTCAGGCTAAAATTAACTTTATAGTCTGTGGCTCTATTTATTCTTTAATGAAGCACATCTTTGAAGACCGTAAAGAGCCATTGTTCGGGCGTTTAACTTCTAAGTTTATATTGAAGCCATTTAAAACTTCCGTGCTTATTGAAATTATGCAGGAGTACAACCCCGCATTTACGCCGGAAGACTTGTTATGCCTATACACATTGACCGGTGGAGTGGCTAAATACGTAAGCTTGCTAATAGATGCCGGTGCTTTCACCAAGGATTCAATGATAGATTTTGTGACGCAATCGGATTCTCCGCTTCTGACAGAAGGTAAGGATATGCTGATTCAAGAATTTGGACGCGACTACAGTACTTATTTTTCTATTTTACAACTGGTTGCCTCTGGGTGTACACGCCAAAGTGAAATAGACAGTATCATTGGAAAGAATAGCGGTCCTTATTTGAAAAACCTCAGCGAAGATTATTCACTCATTCAGAGGCAGCTTCCTCTTTTAGCTAAACCGGGAACCAGAAATCTTCGCTGGTTTATGTCCGATAACTTTCTTAATTTCTGGTTCCGCTTTATTTACCCTCATCAGTCCGCCATCGAACTGGAAAAGTACGGCCAGCTAAACGAATATATCAAAAGCCATTACGTACAATATAGTGGATGGATGTTGGAAAAGTATTTCCGGGAAAGAGTTGCAGAAACTATGAATGTCACTCAAGTGGGTAATTATTGGGATACTAAAGGAGAAAATGAGATTGACCTGATTGCACTGAATGATTTCGAGAAGAGGGGTGTTGTTGCTGAGGTAAAGCGTAATCCGAATAAAATAAGTTATACACTCTTAGCTGAAAAAGTGGCTCGTCTGCCTAAAGAATTTACAAAATACAATTTGAGTCAAAAAGGATTCTCATTGGAAGATATGACGAAGTAA
- a CDS encoding glycoside hydrolase family 10 protein: protein MKYLKYLTLIIFIVFVASCSKENDDDIIPPPEENTPSILPKKELRGVWVTTAWGIDWPMEEYNAGAQKQKYINYLDLLVENKMNAIFFQIRGMADAFYDSQYESWSKYITGTAGTKPSYDVLGFLVEEAHKRNIQFHAWLNPYRISTRANKNSSFPQLDPKIPAKLTKDYEKIRIYNPALPEVQTRITQIVKEIITKYDVDGIHMDDYFYPSLETSEKMNDDAEYDQYGKSQFNNIDDFRRNNVNVVIQNIQKTIIETRPDVIFSISPAANMDSNYNTLFADVKKWSKEGWIDVIIPQLYFATGTDVNSFNQRLDLWSQYIYENHFLVGYGIYKFGDPAYGSIFQSSDDLKKQFDFANTKSKVKGSVLYSAKYMVENKVGIMNVIRNVYKTPVLLPYLGRSVTEKPNTPTNIQINGSNISWNGVQDAYYAIYKDNGINQIASLVGITKETTFKLNERGTYFVTALNKKNAESDLSESVTY from the coding sequence ATGAAATATTTGAAATATCTAACCTTGATTATTTTCATCGTATTTGTCGCATCTTGTAGTAAAGAGAATGACGATGATATTATACCACCACCAGAAGAAAATACGCCTTCAATCTTACCTAAGAAGGAGTTGCGGGGAGTGTGGGTAACTACTGCCTGGGGTATCGACTGGCCGATGGAAGAGTACAATGCTGGTGCTCAAAAGCAGAAGTATATCAATTATCTGGATTTATTGGTTGAGAATAAAATGAATGCGATATTCTTCCAGATTCGGGGAATGGCAGATGCATTTTATGATTCGCAATACGAGTCTTGGAGTAAGTATATTACAGGAACTGCCGGGACAAAACCATCTTATGATGTCTTGGGATTTCTGGTTGAAGAAGCCCATAAACGAAATATCCAATTCCATGCTTGGCTAAATCCTTATCGTATTTCTACCCGAGCAAATAAAAATTCCTCATTCCCTCAGTTGGATCCTAAAATACCGGCAAAGCTGACTAAGGATTATGAGAAAATTCGGATTTACAATCCGGCTTTACCCGAAGTGCAGACTCGTATCACACAGATCGTTAAGGAGATCATTACTAAGTATGATGTCGATGGTATCCATATGGATGATTATTTTTATCCATCGCTAGAAACATCAGAAAAGATGAATGATGATGCAGAATACGACCAATATGGAAAGAGCCAATTTAATAACATTGATGATTTCAGACGAAACAATGTGAATGTAGTGATACAGAATATTCAAAAGACTATTATTGAGACTCGCCCTGACGTTATCTTTTCAATCAGTCCTGCTGCCAATATGGATAGTAATTATAATACTCTATTTGCAGATGTAAAAAAGTGGTCAAAAGAAGGTTGGATAGATGTCATTATTCCGCAACTATATTTTGCTACGGGTACAGATGTGAATAGTTTTAATCAAAGATTAGATTTGTGGTCGCAATATATTTACGAGAATCATTTTTTAGTAGGCTATGGCATTTATAAATTCGGAGATCCAGCATACGGCAGTATATTCCAGTCATCTGATGATCTGAAAAAACAATTCGATTTTGCAAATACAAAATCTAAAGTTAAAGGAAGTGTATTGTACAGCGCTAAATATATGGTAGAGAACAAAGTCGGGATTATGAACGTAATCAGGAATGTATATAAAACTCCTGTTTTACTTCCCTATTTAGGTAGATCTGTGACAGAAAAGCCCAATACTCCTACCAATATCCAAATAAATGGGAGTAATATATCATGGAATGGAGTGCAGGATGCTTATTACGCAATATATAAAGACAATGGAATCAACCAAATTGCCAGTTTAGTGGGAATCACTAAAGAAACTACATTTAAGTTGAATGAAAGAGGAACTTATTTTGTTACAGCACTTAATAAGAAAAATGCAGAAAGTGATTTATCGGAATCAGTGACTTATTAA
- a CDS encoding DUF4623 domain-containing protein, with the protein MHKLIRNIGFFAVLLGLGLVSCDEDYPKSHIAPYDTELLSIKITNAGADGNTVVEGTIDEDNKIINFPRLDMTTNFSALNLDAKLSEGATLQNSVLDFSMDEETASKTLVLRIVNQKRYKEYFIRVRKRIPVFGADFEKPTVYDFSGDNIYPDYGSQLTRCASYDGEHVLIVSRKTAPHLLKVSDLKKGETKPMMLDLTGVTGGTFSYNMGALANGHVYIASLSGSQASPLKIYYWDTPTSKPEVIADIKVSDIPGAGNRHGDNISVNIDKNGNGFIFFGDNASTKFLRLTVSNHKSISEPKVLTSSADATMVTNVYRIEDTDQYVWAGVRLPVTLVDESLGSKYAMNKSNLETEAVAPRIFTFNEERYLIVCSAGQGSASKATPSLVVYNLTKGSTVAEAMQKFDEGDNHNPDYKFILGGSGNGAALAQTDYRIEKDENGKDAKLCIFGSRTDSGFVICEFPIKQEEED; encoded by the coding sequence ATGCATAAATTAATAAGAAATATAGGATTTTTTGCTGTATTGCTGGGGCTTGGTCTGGTATCCTGTGATGAGGATTATCCGAAAAGCCATATAGCGCCTTATGATACCGAACTTCTTTCCATTAAAATAACCAATGCAGGTGCAGATGGCAATACGGTTGTAGAAGGGACCATTGATGAAGACAACAAGATTATCAATTTTCCTCGTTTGGATATGACAACAAATTTCTCTGCTCTGAATTTAGATGCAAAACTTTCTGAAGGGGCAACTCTTCAAAACTCTGTATTAGATTTCTCTATGGATGAAGAAACAGCTTCTAAGACTTTGGTTCTTCGGATAGTAAATCAAAAGAGGTATAAAGAATATTTTATAAGGGTAAGGAAAAGAATTCCAGTATTCGGAGCTGATTTTGAAAAACCTACTGTATATGACTTCTCCGGAGATAATATTTATCCTGATTATGGAAGCCAGTTAACAAGATGCGCTTCTTATGATGGTGAACACGTATTGATTGTCAGTAGAAAAACTGCTCCTCATCTTCTTAAAGTGTCTGACCTGAAGAAAGGGGAAACTAAACCGATGATGTTGGACCTGACAGGTGTAACAGGTGGTACTTTCTCTTATAATATGGGAGCATTGGCAAATGGACATGTATATATTGCATCTCTATCAGGTTCTCAAGCATCACCATTGAAGATTTATTATTGGGATACACCAACTTCTAAACCAGAAGTTATTGCCGATATCAAAGTGTCGGATATTCCTGGAGCTGGTAACAGACATGGAGATAATATATCAGTCAACATTGATAAAAATGGTAATGGATTTATCTTCTTTGGAGATAATGCGTCTACTAAATTTTTGAGACTAACCGTAAGCAATCATAAGTCAATAAGCGAACCGAAAGTTCTGACTTCAAGTGCCGATGCTACTATGGTTACCAATGTATATAGGATAGAAGATACAGACCAGTATGTATGGGCAGGTGTAAGATTACCTGTTACATTGGTTGATGAATCTCTTGGAAGCAAATATGCAATGAACAAATCGAACTTAGAAACAGAAGCGGTTGCTCCCAGAATATTTACTTTTAATGAGGAACGTTACCTGATAGTTTGCAGCGCCGGACAAGGAAGTGCATCCAAAGCAACTCCTTCTTTAGTTGTTTACAATCTGACTAAGGGAAGTACAGTAGCTGAAGCAATGCAGAAGTTTGATGAAGGAGATAATCATAATCCTGATTATAAATTCATCTTGGGTGGAAGCGGCAACGGAGCTGCTCTTGCACAAACTGATTATCGTATAGAGAAAGATGAAAATGGAAAAGATGCTAAGCTCTGCATTTTCGGCTCGCGTACAGATTCAGGATTTGTAATCTGTGAATTCCCTATCAAACAGGAGGAAGAAGATTAA
- a CDS encoding RagB/SusD family nutrient uptake outer membrane protein — translation MKLKIFIILAGFVLLFTNCNDVLDRPSLTTAEDDAYWTNEDRVRLYANAFYTNFFVGYGLKYTTTYAPNANYTFNDDAVRMSTQTQFGRTVPTSKGSTSLDMMWQSEFTGPTWNFAWVRKANVMIDRITNLMPEILTNEQYNHWTGVGRFFRALEYARLANVFGDVPYYDTEVQNTDKDGLYKDRTPRNEVMDAVYNDFEYALQNVRLNDGGQYVNRYVVAAMVSRWALFEASWQKYYYKNNERAKKFFDQAVAAAEMVMNSGKYGIVEDFRKLFGSTDLTNSKDCILYRKYDAGQNVTHSIASTCNMNDPTDVGPNLDLIKAFICTDGKDWQTSSLENVDDFTLSNLIKTRDSRFEASFYTKPTPRAKSSYLYVTKFIPRSGLSYIESGGSPAAEFQSEKNVTGYPVLRYAEVLLNWIEAKAELATLGGTEVSQSDIDISINQIRKRPVAEEAKALGVTMTAEMKLDALPQDPHRDPTVPALLWEIRRERRMEFAFEFSRIIDLRRWKKLEYMDTDKNEDLLIGTWVNFNDEVKSELKDENKGKLRVMAKDGSFTTYDGTNAAKMNGFFYPTQNQGRLPFLNVPNVNPYLSPIGTNQISDYKNKGYTLTQTEGWPTGIN, via the coding sequence ATGAAATTAAAAATATTTATAATTTTGGCCGGTTTCGTTTTATTGTTTACGAACTGTAATGATGTGCTCGACCGCCCGTCATTGACAACGGCTGAGGATGATGCATATTGGACCAACGAAGATAGAGTACGTCTGTATGCTAATGCTTTTTATACAAACTTCTTTGTGGGGTATGGCTTAAAGTATACAACGACTTATGCTCCTAACGCCAATTATACGTTTAATGACGATGCAGTAAGGATGTCCACTCAAACACAATTCGGTCGTACGGTTCCTACATCTAAAGGAAGTACAAGTCTGGACATGATGTGGCAAAGTGAATTTACAGGTCCTACATGGAACTTTGCTTGGGTTAGAAAAGCAAATGTAATGATTGACCGCATCACTAATCTAATGCCGGAAATACTGACAAACGAACAATACAACCATTGGACGGGCGTCGGACGTTTCTTCAGAGCATTGGAATATGCTCGTCTGGCAAATGTTTTCGGCGATGTTCCTTATTACGACACAGAAGTGCAGAACACGGATAAGGATGGTTTATACAAAGATCGTACTCCGAGAAACGAAGTTATGGATGCAGTTTATAATGATTTTGAGTATGCATTACAGAATGTTCGTTTAAATGATGGAGGTCAGTATGTTAATCGTTATGTTGTAGCTGCCATGGTTTCAAGATGGGCTTTATTTGAGGCAAGCTGGCAGAAATATTATTACAAGAATAATGAACGGGCTAAAAAGTTCTTCGACCAAGCTGTTGCTGCTGCAGAAATGGTTATGAATAGTGGTAAATATGGTATTGTTGAAGATTTCCGCAAATTATTCGGTTCCACAGACTTAACTAACAGTAAGGATTGTATCTTATATCGAAAATATGATGCAGGTCAAAACGTTACGCATTCCATCGCATCGACTTGTAATATGAATGACCCTACTGATGTTGGTCCGAACCTGGATTTGATTAAGGCATTCATCTGCACAGATGGTAAAGATTGGCAGACTTCCTCTTTGGAAAATGTAGATGATTTCACTCTCAGCAATCTGATTAAAACAAGAGATTCTCGTTTTGAAGCCAGCTTCTATACCAAACCCACTCCAAGAGCCAAGAGTAGCTATTTATATGTAACGAAATTTATTCCACGGAGTGGACTGAGCTATATTGAAAGCGGGGGTTCTCCGGCTGCAGAATTCCAAAGTGAGAAAAACGTGACCGGTTATCCGGTGCTACGCTATGCCGAAGTCCTGTTAAACTGGATTGAAGCAAAAGCTGAACTTGCAACATTGGGGGGTACAGAGGTTTCTCAATCTGATATAGATATATCTATCAATCAGATTCGCAAAAGACCAGTGGCAGAAGAAGCCAAAGCTTTAGGAGTAACTATGACAGCTGAAATGAAGCTGGATGCGCTCCCCCAAGATCCTCATAGAGATCCTACCGTACCGGCACTACTTTGGGAAATCAGACGGGAAAGAAGAATGGAATTTGCTTTTGAGTTCTCACGTATCATTGACCTGAGACGTTGGAAGAAATTGGAATATATGGATACCGATAAGAATGAAGATTTACTGATTGGTACTTGGGTTAATTTCAACGATGAGGTAAAAAGCGAGTTGAAGGATGAGAATAAAGGAAAACTCAGAGTAATGGCCAAAGACGGAAGCTTTACGACATACGATGGAACTAATGCCGCCAAGATGAATGGTTTCTTCTATCCTACACAGAATCAGGGTAGACTGCCGTTCCTGAATGTTCCTAATGTTAATCCGTATCTTTCTCCTATTGGTACGAATCAAATTTCGGACTATAAGAATAAGGGATATACTTTGACTCAAACTGAAGGTTGGCCAACCGGCATCAATTGA
- a CDS encoding SusC/RagA family TonB-linked outer membrane protein: MNEDRKKRGLTHSKLLMAVAISTLFLNSGNVLATQVTSDSPLEVTEQLQTQTINGLVVDANGEPVIGASIIEKGTTNGGITDINGKFTLTVKPGAILKISYIGYQTQEVKAARTMKIILKEDSELLQEVVVVGYGTQKKANLTGAVATVDVNKTLDSRPIADIGRGLQGAVAGVNITIPTGEVGSDPLIKIRGQVGSISGNNTPLILLDNVEIPSIQMVNPNDVQSISVLKDAASSSIYGSKAAFGVILITTKSGAQSDKFEVSYSNNFSWQDPAKKIEIGGIEALQYTLDAQTNRREPMPAGGFWRISPESLEKAIEWQNLYGGKVKWNDPVVYGRDWFYDGKDKYGYRLYDGAKAMIKNWTPTMTHNLSVNGKSGKTSYNIGLGYLDQSGMSKTAKKDDFKRYNASVSVTSEINKYITVRASSIYSDRNKRYPGIGNTTADPWLYLYRWSPLMPMGVTENGNPLKEPTYEMAAANTDNLQNKYYNINLGFTLNLTKNWDVKFDYTYDRQTTETNSSVMQYEAGEMWYAPTAWIENGSQVYVNEQGERVDSDGMPAYRFPVNKYYNSSGPSASQVGNNSKSIDNNTFNIYTTYNLLLGPEKQHAFKVMAGMNRVTNKWSSYKGWKTNLIDLTNPQFPLASGDQFIEGNRNWEAQLGFFGRLNYSFEDRYFIEANIRRDGSSKFPEHLRWKWFPSFSAGWVFTNEKFMAPINNILSFGKFRASWGSIGDQSVSNTLYKSILSDGQSSWLDGSGNKIPMFGTPSLVDSDISWQQIETLDFGIDLRFFNNKFGVTFDWFQRDTKNMIIPGESLPVTLGAAAPSGNYGSLRTKGWELSADFNHRFANGLGINITASISDASTFITKGADYLTPWEDRSLGTTYSTGRRYGDIYGFVTDRLFQKEDFVYGADGQIEKIIVIYNGTARTTYKQSSEYPVYQVHYEDGNKLIFSPGDTKFVDLDGDGYITPGTSTNGNPGDQTVIGNTTPRYEYSFRLGADYKGFDFSIYFQGIGKRKIWGSGQLAIPGYNAKEGALPKTFTTDYWTEERTNAFYPRAWDLGGSDTGFAMQKQSRYLLDMSYLRIKNITLGYTVPTNILSKIYISKARVYMSLENFFTFDNLRGLPIDPEAISGYSMFSTNYNLGRTGTGTPVFKSMSCGVQLTF; this comes from the coding sequence ATGAATGAAGATCGCAAAAAACGAGGATTAACGCATAGTAAACTCCTCATGGCAGTAGCTATTAGTACGCTGTTTTTAAACAGTGGAAATGTATTAGCTACTCAAGTTACCTCCGACAGCCCTTTGGAAGTGACAGAGCAACTACAAACTCAAACGATTAACGGCTTGGTTGTAGATGCCAACGGTGAACCGGTTATTGGAGCCAGTATTATAGAGAAAGGAACTACAAATGGCGGTATTACGGATATTAATGGTAAATTTACGCTGACTGTAAAACCGGGAGCTATTTTAAAGATTTCGTACATAGGCTACCAGACTCAGGAAGTGAAAGCTGCCCGGACTATGAAAATTATTCTGAAAGAGGATAGTGAATTACTGCAAGAAGTAGTAGTGGTAGGTTACGGTACGCAAAAGAAAGCTAACTTGACAGGAGCGGTAGCAACAGTTGATGTAAATAAGACATTAGACAGTCGTCCTATCGCCGATATTGGTCGTGGATTACAGGGTGCGGTAGCGGGAGTTAATATCACAATTCCAACTGGTGAAGTAGGATCAGACCCTTTGATTAAAATTCGTGGCCAAGTTGGTTCTATTTCAGGAAACAATACCCCACTCATCTTATTGGACAATGTGGAGATTCCAAGTATTCAGATGGTGAATCCTAATGATGTTCAATCCATTTCTGTTTTGAAAGATGCTGCTTCATCTTCTATTTACGGTTCAAAAGCTGCATTTGGCGTAATCCTAATAACCACAAAATCAGGAGCACAAAGCGATAAATTTGAAGTAAGCTACTCGAACAACTTCTCTTGGCAAGACCCTGCTAAGAAAATCGAGATTGGCGGTATAGAAGCCTTACAATATACACTGGATGCGCAAACAAACAGAAGAGAACCAATGCCGGCCGGTGGTTTCTGGCGTATTAGTCCTGAAAGTTTAGAAAAGGCTATTGAATGGCAAAACCTATACGGTGGAAAAGTAAAATGGAATGATCCGGTAGTATATGGCCGCGACTGGTTCTATGACGGAAAAGATAAATACGGATACAGACTTTATGACGGTGCTAAGGCCATGATTAAAAATTGGACACCGACAATGACCCATAACCTGTCTGTTAATGGCAAGAGTGGTAAGACCAGCTACAATATCGGATTAGGCTATCTGGATCAGAGCGGTATGTCGAAAACGGCTAAGAAAGATGACTTTAAACGATACAATGCCTCAGTTAGTGTTACTTCAGAAATCAATAAGTATATTACTGTAAGAGCAAGCTCAATCTATTCAGATCGTAACAAACGCTATCCGGGAATTGGAAATACAACTGCCGACCCATGGTTATATCTTTATCGTTGGAGTCCGCTAATGCCTATGGGAGTGACTGAAAATGGTAATCCTTTGAAGGAACCCACGTATGAAATGGCAGCTGCAAATACAGATAACCTACAAAATAAATACTACAATATTAATTTAGGTTTTACATTGAATTTAACCAAGAATTGGGATGTTAAGTTTGACTATACGTATGACAGGCAAACTACTGAAACTAATTCATCCGTCATGCAATATGAAGCAGGAGAAATGTGGTATGCTCCCACTGCTTGGATAGAGAATGGCAGTCAGGTGTATGTTAACGAACAAGGAGAAAGAGTAGATTCCGACGGCATGCCGGCATATCGTTTTCCTGTGAACAAATATTATAACAGCTCCGGCCCAAGTGCCAGCCAGGTAGGCAATAACAGCAAATCTATTGACAACAATACTTTTAATATTTATACTACTTACAACTTGTTGCTGGGTCCGGAAAAGCAACATGCTTTCAAGGTTATGGCAGGTATGAACAGGGTTACTAATAAATGGAGTTCATATAAAGGGTGGAAAACAAATCTAATTGACTTGACAAATCCACAATTTCCATTGGCATCCGGAGATCAGTTTATTGAAGGAAACCGCAACTGGGAAGCACAGTTAGGCTTTTTCGGTCGTCTCAATTATTCTTTTGAAGACAGATATTTCATTGAAGCTAATATACGCCGGGATGGTTCATCTAAGTTCCCCGAGCATCTGCGTTGGAAGTGGTTCCCCTCTTTCTCTGCCGGTTGGGTATTTACCAATGAGAAATTTATGGCACCTATTAATAATATCTTAAGTTTCGGTAAATTCAGAGCTTCGTGGGGTAGTATTGGTGACCAATCCGTTTCAAACACTCTGTATAAGTCCATATTGTCAGATGGTCAATCATCATGGTTGGATGGAAGTGGAAATAAAATACCTATGTTCGGTACTCCCTCATTGGTCGACAGCGATATCAGCTGGCAGCAAATCGAGACACTGGACTTTGGTATTGATCTCAGATTCTTTAATAACAAGTTCGGAGTGACTTTCGACTGGTTCCAACGTGATACGAAGAACATGATTATTCCTGGTGAAAGTCTACCGGTAACTCTTGGTGCGGCTGCTCCCAGTGGCAATTATGGTAGCCTGAGAACTAAAGGTTGGGAATTGTCAGCTGACTTCAACCATCGTTTTGCCAACGGATTGGGTATTAATATAACGGCATCTATATCAGACGCTTCTACTTTCATTACAAAAGGCGCGGACTATCTAACTCCGTGGGAAGATCGTAGTTTGGGAACTACCTACTCAACCGGAAGACGTTATGGTGATATTTATGGTTTTGTAACCGACAGGTTATTCCAAAAAGAAGACTTTGTATATGGAGCAGACGGCCAGATTGAAAAGATTATCGTCATTTATAACGGAACAGCTCGTACCACCTATAAGCAGTCTTCAGAGTATCCGGTTTATCAGGTGCATTATGAAGATGGAAATAAGCTAATATTCTCTCCTGGTGATACCAAATTTGTAGATCTTGACGGTGATGGTTACATCACTCCGGGAACCAGTACAAATGGCAATCCGGGTGACCAAACTGTTATTGGCAATACTACTCCTCGTTATGAATACAGTTTCAGATTGGGTGCTGATTATAAAGGATTTGACTTTTCTATCTACTTTCAGGGTATTGGAAAACGCAAGATCTGGGGTAGCGGTCAGTTAGCAATTCCAGGGTATAATGCTAAAGAAGGTGCACTGCCTAAAACTTTTACAACAGATTATTGGACAGAAGAACGCACCAACGCATTCTATCCCCGAGCATGGGACTTAGGTGGCAGCGACACCGGATTTGCCATGCAGAAACAATCCCGTTATTTACTGGATATGTCTTATTTAAGAATCAAGAATATTACATTGGGATACACCGTCCCGACAAATATCTTATCAAAGATATACATCAGCAAAGCAAGAGTCTATATGTCATTGGAGAACTTTTTTACATTTGACAACCTGAGAGGATTACCTATTGATCCGGAAGCCATATCAGGATATTCTATGTTCTCCACGAACTATAACCTAGGGCGTACAGGTACCGGTACACCGGTATTCAAAAGCATGTCATGTGGTGTTCAATTAACCTTCTAA